From the genome of Methanofollis sp. UBA420:
GCACCGGCCTGGCCGCGGACGATCCCGAGGCCTATGCAATCCTGAAGCGTTTCTCCTGGACTCCCGAAGACATGGGGTCGGTGATGCTCGATATCGAGGACGGCATGTCCCACGAGGACGCCGCACAGAAGTGGATCGACGCCCATCCAGACCAGGTCAATGCCTGGCTCGGGAAGGCATAATACTACAGAACCCCCCTTTTTTCTGATGAAAGTCCGCGTCATTGCCTGCGGCAACCCATACATGGGAAACGACGGTGTCGGCCACGCCGTGATGGAGCGTCTCTCTGCAAGACACCCGGAACTCGATATCGTCGACGGGGGCCTCGGCGGGTTCGGGCTCATACCCCTGATGGAGGACTGCGACCGCGTCGTCATCGTGGACGCGATGACCGGCATGGGAATACCGGGCGAGGTCCGGGTTTTCCATGAGGTGCCTCCCTCATCGGTCTTCCCGATGTCCCTTCACGACCTCGGGATCGCGGAGGCGGTCGCCCTCGCCCGAGAGGTCGGGGTCACGGCAGAGGTGGTCATCGTCGGGATCGAAGGAGGAGAGATCGAGGCATTCTCAGACGAGATGACCCCCGAGGTGCAGGCCGCAGTCCCGGCCGCATGCGACGCGGTGATCCGCGCGGTGCAAGAAGGGGATGTGGGCGGGGAGTGAAAATCCAAGACAGGGGGCTGCCGCCCCCTGCAGCTCCTGCACTCAAGGATAGTCGGGGATACAGCAACCTCCCCCCTCAGGATCTCTGTTCTGTCTTCCCTGTCCCAATCCTGTTTCAGGGGTCCGGGGGCAACGAGAAGACGAAGTCTTCGAGTAGTCCCCCGGCCCGTGTTGAGGGGAAGGCGGTTGGTGTTCTCCCCCGGGGGGTTCACTCCCCGGTCCCCCCACCATTATGATAGGCAGGAATATGGCAATCC
Proteins encoded in this window:
- a CDS encoding hydrogenase maturation protease; its protein translation is MKVRVIACGNPYMGNDGVGHAVMERLSARHPELDIVDGGLGGFGLIPLMEDCDRVVIVDAMTGMGIPGEVRVFHEVPPSSVFPMSLHDLGIAEAVALAREVGVTAEVVIVGIEGGEIEAFSDEMTPEVQAAVPAACDAVIRAVQEGDVGGE